A window from Populus trichocarpa isolate Nisqually-1 chromosome 3, P.trichocarpa_v4.1, whole genome shotgun sequence encodes these proteins:
- the LOC7481241 gene encoding probable leucine-rich repeat receptor-like protein kinase At2g33170: protein MSAYFRSSGVFELGLAGILLVTFLLIFTTEGLNSDGHHLLELKNALHDEFNHLQNWKSTDQTPCSWTGVSCTLDYEPLVWSLDLNSMNLSGTLSPGIGGLVNLRYFDLSHNEITGDIPKAIGNCSLLQYFYLNNNQLSGEIPAELGRLSFLERLNICNNQISGSLPEEFGRLSSLVEFVAYTNKLTGPLPRSIRNLKNLKTIRAGQNQISGSIPAEISGCQSLKLLGLAQNKIGGELPKELAMLGNLTELILWENQISGLIPKELGNCTNLETLALYANALAGPIPMEIGNLKFLKKLYLYRNGLNGTIPREIGNLSMATEIDFSENFLTGKIPTEFSKIKGLRLLYLFQNQLTGVIPNELSILRNLTKLDLSINHLTGPIPFGFQYLTEMLQLQLFNNSLSGGIPQRLGLYSQLWVVDFSDNDLTGRIPPHLCRHSNLILLNLDSNRLYGNIPTGVLNCQTLVQLRLVGNKFTGGFPSELCKLVNLSAIELNQNMFTGPLPPEMGNCRRLQRLHIANNYFTSELPKELGNLSQLVTFNASSNLLTGKIPPEVVNCKMLQRLDLSHNSFSDALPDELGTLLQLELLRLSENKFSGNIPLALGNLSHLTELQMGGNSFSGRIPPSLGLLSSLQIGMNLSYNSLTGSIPPELGNLNLLEFLLLNNNHLTGEIPKTFENLSSLLGCNFSYNELTGSLPSGSLFQNMAISSFIGNKGLCGGPLGYCSGDTSSGSVPQKNMDAPRGRIITIVAAVVGGVSLILIIVILYFMRHPTATASSVHDKENPSPESNIYFPLKDGITFQDLVQATNNFHDSYVVGRGACGTVYKAVMRSGKTIAVKKLASDREGSSIENSFQAEILTLGKIRHRNIVKLYGFCYHEGSNLLLYEYLARGSLGELLHGPSCSLEWSTRFMVALGAAEGLAYLHHDCKPIIIHRDIKSNNILLDDNFEAHVGDFGLAKVIDMPQSKSMSAVAGSYGYIAPEYAYTMKVTEKCDIYSYGVVLLELLTGKTPVQPLDQGGDLVTWARHYVRDHSLTSGILDDRLDLEDQSTVAHMISALKIALLCTSMSPFDRPSMREVVLMLIESNEREGNLTLSSTYDFPWKDDISRK from the exons ATGTCAGCATATTTCAGATCAAGTGGAGTATTTGAATTGGGGCTTGCTGGAATTTTGCTTGTTACCTTCCTATTGATATTTACCACAGAGGGGTTGAATTCTGATGGGCATCACCTCCTAGAGCTGAAGAATGCCCTCCATGACGAGTTCAATCATCTGCAGAATTGGAAGTCCACTGATCAGACACCATGCAGCTGGACTGGCGTGAGTTGCACTTTAGACTATGAGCCTTTGGTCTGGTCTCTTGATTTGAACTCAATGAATCTTTCTGGGACACTGAGCCCCGGTATTGGTGGTTTGGTCAACCTTAGATATTTTGATCTTTCTCACAATGAAATCACCGGAGATATACCTAAAGCGATTGGAAATTGTTCCCTGTTGCAATACTTTTATTTGAATAACAATCAGTTGAGTGGGGAAATTCCTGCTGAACTGGGTAGATTGTCTTTTCTTGAACGTTTGAATATATGCAACAACCAGATATCTGGTTCACTTCCAGAGGAGTTTGGCAGATTGTCTTCATTGGTTGAGTTTGTGGCTTATACCAACAAGCTGACTGGCCCGTTGCCTCGTTCCATAAGGAATCTTAAGAATTTGAAAACAATCCGTGCAGGGCAGAATCAAATTTCTGGTAGTATTCCTGCTGAAATAAGTGGTTGTCAAAGCTTGAAATTGCTTGGTCTTgcccaaaataaaattggagGGGAGCTGCCAAAGGAGCTTGCGATGCTAGGGAACTTAACTGAATTGATTTTATGGGAGAACCAGATCTCGGGGTTAATACCAAAAGAGCTTGGGAACTGTACAAACCTTGAGACACTTGCTCTTTATGCAAATGCCCTTGCTGGACCAATACCAATGGAAATTGGGAACCTGAAGTTTCTGAAAAAGCTGTACCTCTATCGGAATGGATTGAATGGAACTATTCCAAGAGAAATTGGAAATCTTTCAATGGCAACAGAAATCGACTTCTCAGAGAATTTTTTGACTGGCAAGATCCCAACTGAGTTCAGTAAGATAAAGGGTCTACGACTTTTGTACCTCTTCCAGAACCAACTTACTGGTGTCATACCAAATGAGCTTAGTATCTTGAGGAACCTGACTAAGCTTGACCTCTCAATTAATCACCTCACTGGTCCTATTCCTTTTGGGTTTCAATATTTGACTGAAATGCTTCAGTTACAGCTTTTTAACAACTCTCTGAGTGGTGGCATTCCTCAGCGGCTTGGACTTTATAGCCAACTCTGGGTGGTTGATTTTTCAGATAATGATCTGACTGGAAGAATACCTCCTCATCTTTGCCGTCATTCTAATCTGATTTTGCTGAATCTGGATTCTAACAGGCTATATGGAAATATCCCGACTGGGGTCCTGAACTGCCAAACATTGGTACAACTTCGTCTTGTTGGAAATAAGTTTACAGGTGGCTTTCCTTCAGAGTTGTGCAAATTGGTGAACCTTTCTGCTATTGAACTGAACCAGAATATGTTTACTGGTCCACTTCCACCAGAGATGGGGAACTGCCGAAGGTTGCAAAGACTTCATATTGCAAACAATTACTTTACTTCAGAGTTGCCAAAGGAATTAGGTAATCTGTCTCAACTTGTGACTTTTAATGCATCATCAAATTTGCTCACCGGAAAGATTCCACCTGAAGTTGTTAACTGCAAGATGCTTCAACGACTCGATCTCAGCCACAACAGTTTTTCTGATGCTTTACCAGATGAGCTTGGAACTCTTCTTCAATTGGAGCTTCTTAGGCtttcagaaaataaattctCTGGAAATATACCCTTGGCATTAGGAAATCTCTCCCATTTGACTGAATTGCAGATGGGTGGCAACTCATTTTCTGGTCGAATTCCTCCCTCATTGGGCTTGCTTTCAAGCTTGCAGATTGGAATGAATCTCAGTTATAATAGTCTTACTGGCAGCATACCACCAGAGCTTGGCAATCTTAATTTACTGGAATTTCTCCTGCTCAATAACAATCATTTGACCGGTGAGATTCCCAAAACATTTGAAAATCTGTCGAGTTTACTGGGATGCAACTTCTCATACAATGAGCTCACTGGGTCTTTGCCTTCCGGATCACTATTTCAGAACATGGCCATCAGCAGCTTTATTGGAAACAAAGGGCTTTGTGGTGGGCCTCTTGGCTACTGCAGTGGAGATACATCTTCTGGTTCTGTTCCACAGAAAAATATGGATGCTCCTCGAGGTAGGATCATCACAATTGTTGCAGCCGTTGTTGGTGGTGTTTCTCTCATTCTGATTATAGTGATACTATATTTCATGAGACATCCCACTGCGACAGCCTCTTCGGTACATGATAAGGAGAATCCATCTCCAGAATCAAATATCTACTTCCCTCTAAAGGACGGAATCACCTTCCAAGATCTGGTTCAGGCCACCAACAATTTTCATGACAGTTATGTTGTTGGAAGGGGAGCTTGCGGAACAGTTTATAAGGCAGTTATGCGTTCTGGGAAAACCATTGCTGTGAAAAAGCTTGCTTCTGATAGGGAGGGGAGTAGCATTGAGAACAGTTTTCAGGCTGAGATTCTGACTCTCGGAAAGATTAGGCACCGAAATATTGTGAAACTTTATGGCTTCTGCTATCACGAAGGTTCCAATCTGCTTCTTTATGAGTACTTGGCTAGGGGGAGCTTGGGTGAACTGCTTCATGGGCCCTCTTGTAGCTTGGAATGGTCAACTCGATTCATGGTTGCTCTTGGAGCTGCTGAAGGTCTTGCTTATTTACATCATGACTGCAAACCAATTATTATTCACCGTGACATAAAGTCAAATAATATTCTACTAGATGATAACTTTGAAGCCCATGTTGGTGATTTTGGTTTGGCAAAAGTGATTGACATGCCCCAGTCCAAATCCATGTCAGCAGTCGCAGGATCATATGGGTATATTGCACCTG AATATGCGTACACAATGAAAGTTACTGAAAAATGTGACATCTATAGCTATGGAGTTGTTCTATTGGAGTTGCTAACTGGAAAAACTCCTGTACAGCCACTAGATCAAGGAGGTGATCTTGTCACATGGGCGAGACATTATGTTCGGGACCATTCATTGACATCCGGGATACTAGATGATCGATTGGACCTTGAAGACCAAAGCACTGTTGCTCACATGATTAGTGCATTGAAAATTGCTCTACTTTGCACGAGTATGTCACCTTTTGATCGGCCATCGATGCGGGAAGTTGTGTTGATGCTTATTGAGTCTAACGAGAGAGAAGGTAATTTGACTCTGTCTTCGACTTATGATTTTCCGTGGAAAGATGATATTTCACGAAAATAG